In a genomic window of Thalassophryne amazonica chromosome 12, fThaAma1.1, whole genome shotgun sequence:
- the nedd8l gene encoding NEDD8 ubiquitin like modifier, like, whose protein sequence is MLIKVKTLTGKEIEIDIEPTDKVERIKERVEEKEGIPPQQQRLIYSGKQMNDEKTAADYKIQGGSVLHLVLALRGGLALSSRCIRPTSSS, encoded by the exons ATGCTGATCAAAGTTAAG ACTCTCACCGGAAAAGAAATTGAGATTGACATTGAGCCCACAGACAAG GTGGAACGAATTAAAGAACGGGTGGAGGAGAAGGAAGGAATCCCCCCACAACAACAACGACTTATCTACAGTGGAAAGCAGAT GAACGATGAGAAGACGGCAGCAGACTACAAGATTCAGGGAGGCTCCGTGCTACATCTTGTGCTGGCGCTAAGAGGAGGATTAGCGCTCAGCAGTCGCTGTATACGCCCAACCTCCTCTTCATGA
- the LOC117521888 gene encoding uncharacterized protein LOC117521888 — protein MMLCICFLLWVGLTAMLADEAVSPMSTSESMEPKLEETLAVGIAIECSYDFVRIKWQIPKELVPYAARFFLGSCMASNMTVLPSGEGDASFNYPFSDCKFKREMKGKHLMFQNELTYRPDARSKPPAFHYGFKCVYKRPEGWVPPFLNPGSGVSEGHGGLIFYMVLLNDKLEIATTNVIPLGSYIPIWASVEQEAHQPLLLLLDECVAATTAELRPDSQVHYIIGNKGCLLESKTGHSRFLPRYHSSSLTLYLQSFRYGVGEEVYIHCTLVAWDPQVLDENKKACHYDKTYGRWELLDNPFWSSVCSCCDSSCKSRMKRDAEWEPSGLTYKSVLGPLIIVDGSDSVPNMSVNADSA, from the exons ATGATGTTGTGTATCTGTTTTCTCCTTTGGGTTGGTTTAACAGCAATGCTTGCTGATGAAGCTGTGTCTCCCATGTCAACCTCTGAGAGCATGGAACCAAAACTTGAGGAGACGTTAGCTGTAGGTATTGCAATTGAGTGCTCATATGACTTTGTCAGGATCAAATGGCAGATACCGAAAGAACTGGTGCCGTATGCAGCTCGTTTCTTCCTTGGAAGTTGCATGGCTTCCAACATGACCGTTCTGCCCTCTGGAGAGGGAGATGCATCATTTAACTACCCATTCAGTGACTGTAAATTCAAACGGGAG ATGAAAGGGAAACATTTAATGTTCCAAAATGAGCTTACTTACAGACCAGATGCTAGAAGTAAACCACCAGCCTTTCACTATGGGTTTAAATGCGTCTACAAAAG ACCTGAAGGCTGGGTACCCCCTTTCCTAAATCCTGGTTCAGGTGTTTCTGAAGGCCATGGTGGCCTGATCTTCTATATGGTCCTCCTCAATG ATAAACTAGAGATTGCAACAACAAATGTTATCCCCTTGGGCTCGTACATTCCTATATGGGCTTCGGTTGAGCAGGAGGCCCATCAGCCTTTGTTGCTGCTCCTGGATGAGTGTGTGGCAGCAACCACAGCAGAGCTGAGGCCAGACAGCCAGGTGCACTACATCATTGGCAATAAGGG GTGCCTTCTGGAAAGCAAAACTGGACACTCCCGGTTCCTTCCTCGGTACCACTCATCATCGCTCACGCTGTATCTTCAATCGTTCAGATATGGGGTTGGAGAGGAG GTGTACATTCACTGCACCCTGGTTGCATGGGATCCCCAAGTTCTTGATGAGAACAAGAAAGCATGCCATTATGACAAAACATATGGAAG GTGGGAACTACTAGATAACCCATTTTGGAGCTCAGTTTGCAGTTGCTGTGACTCTTCCTGCAAGTCCAGGATGAAAAGAGATGCCGAATGGG AACCCAGTGGCTTGACCTACAAATCTGTGCTGGGTCCCCTGATCATAGTGGATGGTTCTGACTCTGTCCCCAACATGTCAGTCAATGCTGATTCGGCATAA